The Catenulispora sp. GP43 genome has a window encoding:
- a CDS encoding maleylpyruvate isomerase family mycothiol-dependent enzyme — protein sequence MQNILEFPEVLRLIEDRSAAFRAAIASADDLDVQVPTCPDWTLRDLAQHLGDGRRRQAAIVTAGPGAEPPAKTDPKGAPTAPRDREALDAWLAEATELMLDALRQAGPDRGCWTWWGQSQAPQTSGAIARHQIQEIAVHTYDAQLTQGAAQPLPTDVAVEGVDEFLVTVAATSVPWPFKPATIDLHAAEGGSWRLTLNADGVRADGLAADAEPGDMVVRGTANELVLYLNDRTPLDSLEITGTSEPMEQLAEWDPTA from the coding sequence GTGCAAAATATCTTGGAATTCCCCGAGGTCCTGCGGCTGATCGAAGACCGCTCGGCCGCGTTCCGCGCCGCGATCGCGTCCGCCGACGACCTCGACGTCCAAGTCCCGACCTGTCCGGACTGGACGCTGCGCGACCTGGCGCAGCACCTCGGCGACGGCCGCCGCCGCCAGGCCGCCATCGTCACGGCGGGCCCGGGCGCCGAGCCCCCGGCCAAGACGGACCCGAAGGGCGCCCCGACCGCGCCGCGCGACCGCGAAGCCCTGGACGCCTGGCTCGCCGAGGCGACCGAGCTCATGCTCGACGCGCTGCGCCAGGCCGGCCCGGACCGCGGCTGCTGGACCTGGTGGGGCCAGTCGCAGGCCCCGCAGACCAGCGGGGCCATCGCCCGGCACCAGATCCAGGAGATCGCCGTCCACACCTACGACGCCCAGCTCACCCAGGGCGCCGCACAGCCGCTGCCGACGGACGTCGCGGTCGAGGGCGTCGACGAGTTCCTGGTGACCGTCGCGGCGACCTCCGTCCCCTGGCCGTTCAAGCCGGCGACGATCGACCTGCACGCGGCCGAGGGCGGCTCCTGGCGCCTGACCCTGAACGCCGACGGCGTCCGCGCCGACGGCCTCGCCGCCGACGCGGAGCCCGGCGACATGGTGGTGCGAGGCACGGCGAACGAACTGGTCCTCTACCTCAACGACCGCACCCCGCTCGACAGCCTGGAGATCACCGGCACCTCCGAGCCGATGGAGCAGCTCGCAGAGTGGGACCCGACCGCGTAA
- a CDS encoding DUF948 domain-containing protein, with translation MTGLQVVGLIFAIFVVLGACFLGYMLMHVTELLLTVKSTMATLASAALPLLEEAEQATKTGNAGMAKVAAISENIQAVTDNVSAVTATASAAAGSPVVKTASYSLAVRRVITSRRHTDLAKRLRADLAAERRELRRGARGDKNSAARGDKG, from the coding sequence ATGACCGGCCTCCAGGTCGTCGGCCTGATCTTCGCCATCTTCGTGGTGCTCGGCGCCTGCTTCCTGGGGTACATGCTGATGCACGTCACGGAGCTCCTGCTCACGGTGAAGAGCACCATGGCCACCCTCGCCTCGGCCGCGCTCCCCCTGCTCGAGGAGGCCGAGCAGGCCACGAAGACCGGCAACGCCGGCATGGCGAAGGTCGCGGCCATCTCCGAGAACATCCAGGCGGTGACCGACAACGTCTCGGCCGTCACCGCCACCGCGAGCGCGGCGGCCGGCAGCCCGGTGGTGAAGACCGCCTCCTACAGCCTGGCCGTCCGGCGCGTCATCACCTCGCGCCGCCACACCGACCTCGCCAAGCGGCTCCGGGCCGACCTGGCCGCGGAACGCCGGGAGCTGCGCCGGGGCGCCCGGGGCGACAAGAACTCAGCGGCCCGGGGCGACAAGGGCTGA
- a CDS encoding ABC transporter ATP-binding protein yields the protein MENTVAVRGLGITKVFGDVVALDHVDLNVARGQIHGLVGPNGAGKTTLLGLLLGLAVADEGRLEILGAAVGRSLAAPGTVSGFVDGPGLYPTLTAKQNLAVLAKLRHRDAPGAGIGEVLEQVGLSAVADDKVRGFSLGMRQRLGLAAALLTKPRLLVLDEPANGLDPAGKRHVHGVLNRLVADGATVILSSHRMDDLEALCSEVTILSTGRVVFSGPLHKLSDENRELEYRLRTSDPSIARTVAQETPGVAVVEGSDAVPRGDTDVIVLRARTAALDEFVARIVGADVALRELAPVVSPLEAAFLALTEQSVEQSAEQSAEQSVEQSVEQSVEQEQEAGR from the coding sequence ATGGAAAACACCGTCGCGGTACGAGGTCTGGGGATCACCAAGGTCTTCGGCGACGTCGTCGCACTCGATCATGTCGATCTCAACGTGGCGCGGGGGCAGATCCACGGTCTGGTCGGGCCGAACGGGGCCGGCAAGACGACGCTGCTCGGGCTGTTGCTGGGCCTGGCCGTCGCCGACGAGGGGCGGCTGGAGATTCTCGGGGCCGCAGTGGGACGGTCCCTGGCGGCGCCCGGCACCGTGTCCGGGTTCGTGGACGGACCGGGCCTGTATCCGACGCTCACGGCGAAGCAGAACCTTGCGGTGCTCGCCAAGCTGCGGCACCGGGACGCGCCGGGTGCCGGGATCGGCGAGGTGCTGGAGCAGGTCGGCTTGAGCGCGGTCGCCGACGACAAGGTGCGCGGCTTTTCGTTGGGAATGCGGCAGCGGCTCGGTCTGGCCGCCGCGTTGCTGACCAAGCCGCGGCTGCTGGTGTTGGACGAGCCGGCCAACGGGCTGGACCCGGCGGGCAAGAGGCATGTGCACGGGGTGCTGAACCGACTTGTGGCCGACGGCGCCACGGTCATCCTGTCCAGCCACCGCATGGACGACCTGGAAGCCCTGTGCTCCGAGGTCACGATCCTGTCCACCGGACGCGTGGTGTTCTCCGGTCCGCTGCACAAGCTCTCCGATGAGAACCGGGAGCTGGAATACCGGCTGCGTACCTCTGATCCGTCGATCGCGCGCACAGTCGCGCAGGAGACGCCGGGTGTCGCCGTCGTGGAAGGTTCCGACGCCGTGCCGCGCGGCGACACCGACGTGATCGTGCTGCGGGCGCGGACGGCGGCGCTGGACGAGTTCGTGGCCCGGATCGTGGGTGCGGACGTCGCCTTGCGGGAGCTGGCCCCGGTCGTTTCGCCGCTGGAGGCTGCGTTCCTGGCGCTTACTGAGCAGTCGGTCGAGCAGTCGGCTGAGCAGTCGGCTGAGCAGTCGGTCGAGCAGTCGGTCGAGCAGTCGGTCGAGCAGGAGCAAGAGGCCGGCCGATGA
- a CDS encoding PT domain-containing protein, with the protein MLCWSIAKTNKPGPSQHTRISRRIRQAENCLVSSIRSTRTSGTGRATGTSASAGETSRRVAVIGRPLAPARPTARPTARPTAQPTAQPTARPTAQ; encoded by the coding sequence GTGCTCTGCTGGTCGATCGCGAAGACCAACAAGCCCGGGCCCAGCCAGCACACCAGAATCAGCAGACGGATACGCCAGGCCGAGAACTGCTTGGTCAGTTCCATCCGGAGCACGCGGACCAGCGGAACCGGCCGCGCGACCGGCACGTCCGCCTCGGCCGGCGAGACGTCGAGGAGGGTCGCGGTCATCGGCCGGCCTCTTGCTCCTGCTCGACCGACTGCTCGACCGACTGCTCGACCGACTGCTCAGCCGACTGCTCAGCCGACTGCTCGACCGACTGCTCAGTAA
- a CDS encoding ABC transporter permease has translation MLRMELTKQFSAWRIRLLILVCWLGPGLLVFAIDQQSTLPSDTLFGRWMHATGWAGSLVALGFCGTWGLPLITSVVAGDVFACEDRLGTWRHLLIAIRSHRRIFAAKAVASLAVIVVLLLGLVASSSIGGLIAVGNKALVGLDGHSLSPGEAAGKVLLAWACVLAPTLALAAIGLLGSIALGRSPMGLLLPMIVALGMQAAQMLPLPVAVRLALPGYAFISWNGLFTDPEQLKPLMIGVAVSLVWAVVATVLAYLLFLRRDFTNLTNDGAGRRALTLGVIPLAGVLAASVGVVAAATGAGGSGINQDKVQKSVATAFGHLYVLQEAEMHRPPLTEVQLQASAICAKSEGHGAQEGSGNDWRCTVSWHVPGSALTGQSIYQLDVTANGRYIADGDGPQEVNGYFLVRTADGDVPNPLWQFDGNVDLLPTH, from the coding sequence GTGCTCCGGATGGAACTGACCAAGCAGTTCTCGGCCTGGCGTATCCGTCTGCTGATTCTGGTGTGCTGGCTGGGCCCGGGCTTGTTGGTCTTCGCGATCGACCAGCAGAGCACCCTGCCCTCCGACACCCTGTTCGGCCGCTGGATGCACGCCACCGGCTGGGCCGGCTCCCTCGTAGCCCTGGGCTTCTGCGGAACGTGGGGACTGCCGCTGATCACCTCCGTGGTCGCCGGTGACGTCTTCGCCTGCGAGGACCGCCTGGGCACCTGGCGCCACTTGCTCATCGCCATCCGCTCCCACCGCCGCATCTTCGCGGCCAAAGCCGTCGCCAGCCTCGCCGTGATCGTGGTGCTCCTGCTGGGTTTGGTCGCCTCCAGTTCGATCGGCGGCCTGATCGCGGTCGGGAACAAGGCTCTGGTCGGCCTCGACGGCCATTCGCTCAGCCCTGGTGAGGCCGCGGGCAAGGTCTTGCTGGCGTGGGCTTGTGTCCTGGCCCCGACCCTCGCGCTGGCCGCGATCGGCCTGCTCGGCTCGATCGCGCTGGGCCGCTCGCCGATGGGCCTGCTGCTGCCGATGATCGTCGCCCTGGGCATGCAGGCCGCGCAGATGCTGCCGCTGCCGGTCGCCGTCCGCCTGGCCCTGCCCGGCTACGCCTTCATCTCCTGGAACGGCCTGTTCACCGATCCGGAGCAACTCAAGCCCCTGATGATCGGCGTAGCCGTCAGCCTGGTCTGGGCCGTCGTCGCCACCGTCCTGGCCTACCTGCTCTTCCTGCGCCGCGACTTCACCAACCTCACCAACGACGGCGCCGGACGCAGGGCCCTGACTCTCGGCGTCATCCCGCTGGCCGGCGTCCTGGCGGCGTCGGTCGGCGTGGTGGCCGCCGCCACCGGCGCCGGCGGTTCGGGCATCAACCAGGACAAGGTCCAGAAGTCGGTCGCCACCGCCTTCGGGCACCTCTACGTGCTGCAGGAGGCCGAGATGCACCGGCCGCCGCTCACCGAGGTGCAATTGCAAGCTTCCGCGATCTGTGCCAAGAGCGAGGGCCACGGCGCTCAGGAGGGGTCGGGGAACGACTGGCGGTGCACGGTCTCCTGGCATGTGCCCGGGTCCGCGCTCACCGGCCAGTCGATCTATCAGCTCGATGTCACCGCGAACGGCAGGTACATCGCCGACGGTGACGGTCCCCAGGAAGTGAACGGCTACTTCCTGGTCCGCACCGCCGACGGCGATGTGCCGAACCCGCTGTGGCAGTTCGACGGCAATGTCGACCTGCTTCCTACTCACTGA
- a CDS encoding alkaline phosphatase family protein, giving the protein MQVTRRKVQKGSAFQRSAAGLSRHRLSKAAVVAVGLVVTGAGVGAASTQQLGHQQVGQLTNKGEVIASDQYINPIGTRLVINQGKIMGATVSPDGTHVAATVADGTGSMVIVDLRSYQVEQVIGKAGTGVNLAISGNDVGQTSPTYSPDGKSLWLGRANGYTKFTVNPDGTLANPVDVAIPAAGSQQALSAKAVFSADGSTVYAAVNGQNKVVAINAATGAITQSWNTGIAPRGMVLVGGKLYVSNEGGRTAVAGDTTINSYGTQVPANPKTGASSTGTVSVIDTANASAAVGSIDVGTHPTAVYASGTTVFVANTTANTVSVIDAKKNKVVQTIATQPWPEASVGYEPDAISLTPDGHLLVSLGRANAVAVYHFKSADQPASYVGLLPTDYFPAEVATVGNQIVVANTRGIDSLRPTVAAGHNTHDTTSSLTRFKLPSDQQIRSYTGKVFQYNGWTPGSVKTAAKDDSKKTPVPVPAKIGDPSTIKHVFLIVKENRTYDQVFGDLPQGNGDSTLTQYGETVTPNEHALAQQFGLYDNFYDVGTNSAEGHNWLMQSDDPEYTESSAGEYTRSYDTEDDVLGHQESGFIWSGAQAAGKSVKDYGEFQATDPKPAGATWQDYYCDTQNMAATGAPSQYPIQTGSPIPSLNQVAVPGYPRFDLDVPDVYRAQIWKQDFEKNGPANLNMFWLSSDHTGGPVSPAAGVADNDLAVGQIVDTITHSQYWKDSAIFVVEDDSQAGLDHVDGHRAPVEVISPYANHGTVDSHYYSQITMVRTIEQILGIQPMNQLDSAATPMTTAFTAKPNFTPYTAVPNQTSLTLGLKTPPACGANVPSGQTTASVAKAGDASTAVPAAQSAVAAQWKSWASLQHLTGPGSMPDFANPEQMNRYTYYQSTGWTKPYPGDSKILAPNDVPGAFMPGSDD; this is encoded by the coding sequence ATGCAAGTGACGCGCCGCAAGGTGCAGAAGGGGAGCGCCTTCCAGCGCTCCGCCGCCGGTCTGAGCCGGCACCGCCTGTCCAAGGCGGCCGTGGTGGCCGTCGGCCTGGTCGTGACCGGCGCCGGCGTCGGTGCGGCCTCGACGCAGCAGCTGGGCCACCAGCAGGTCGGCCAGCTGACCAACAAGGGCGAGGTCATCGCCAGCGACCAGTACATCAACCCGATCGGCACCCGCCTGGTGATCAACCAGGGCAAGATCATGGGCGCCACCGTCAGCCCGGACGGCACGCACGTGGCCGCCACCGTCGCCGACGGCACCGGCTCGATGGTCATCGTCGACCTGCGCAGCTACCAGGTCGAGCAGGTGATCGGCAAGGCCGGCACCGGCGTCAACCTGGCGATCAGCGGCAACGACGTGGGCCAGACCTCGCCGACGTACTCGCCCGACGGCAAGTCGCTGTGGCTGGGCCGGGCCAACGGCTACACCAAGTTCACGGTGAACCCCGACGGCACCCTGGCCAACCCGGTCGACGTCGCCATCCCGGCGGCGGGCTCGCAGCAGGCGCTGTCGGCCAAGGCGGTCTTCTCCGCCGACGGCTCGACCGTGTACGCGGCGGTCAACGGCCAGAACAAGGTCGTGGCGATCAACGCCGCCACCGGCGCCATCACGCAGAGCTGGAACACCGGCATCGCCCCGCGCGGCATGGTGCTGGTCGGCGGGAAGCTGTACGTGAGCAACGAGGGCGGCCGCACCGCCGTCGCCGGCGACACCACGATCAACTCCTACGGCACCCAGGTCCCGGCGAACCCGAAGACCGGCGCCTCGTCCACCGGCACGGTCAGCGTCATCGACACCGCGAACGCCTCGGCGGCCGTGGGCAGCATCGACGTCGGCACGCACCCGACCGCCGTGTACGCCTCCGGCACCACGGTCTTCGTGGCGAACACCACCGCGAACACGGTCTCGGTCATCGACGCCAAGAAGAACAAGGTCGTGCAGACGATCGCCACCCAGCCGTGGCCCGAGGCCTCGGTCGGCTACGAGCCGGACGCGATCTCCCTGACCCCCGACGGCCACCTGCTGGTGAGCCTGGGCCGGGCCAACGCGGTCGCGGTCTACCACTTCAAGTCCGCCGACCAGCCGGCCAGCTACGTCGGCCTGCTGCCGACCGACTACTTCCCGGCCGAGGTGGCCACGGTCGGCAACCAGATCGTGGTGGCCAACACCCGCGGCATCGACTCCCTGCGCCCGACCGTCGCGGCCGGCCACAACACCCACGACACCACCAGCAGCCTGACCCGCTTCAAGCTGCCCAGCGACCAGCAGATCCGGTCCTACACCGGCAAGGTCTTCCAGTACAACGGCTGGACCCCCGGCTCGGTGAAGACCGCGGCGAAGGACGACAGCAAGAAGACCCCGGTCCCGGTCCCGGCGAAGATCGGCGACCCCTCGACGATCAAGCACGTGTTCCTCATCGTCAAGGAGAACCGGACCTACGACCAGGTCTTCGGCGACCTGCCGCAGGGCAACGGGGACTCCACCCTGACCCAGTACGGCGAGACTGTCACGCCGAACGAGCACGCGCTGGCCCAGCAGTTCGGCCTGTACGACAACTTCTACGACGTCGGCACGAACTCCGCCGAGGGTCACAACTGGCTGATGCAGTCGGACGACCCGGAGTACACCGAGTCCTCGGCCGGCGAGTACACCCGCAGCTACGACACCGAGGACGACGTCCTGGGCCACCAGGAGTCGGGCTTCATCTGGAGCGGCGCCCAGGCGGCGGGCAAGTCCGTGAAGGACTACGGCGAGTTCCAGGCGACCGACCCCAAGCCGGCCGGCGCGACGTGGCAGGACTACTACTGCGACACCCAGAACATGGCCGCCACCGGTGCCCCGAGCCAGTACCCGATCCAGACCGGCTCGCCGATCCCGTCCCTGAACCAGGTGGCCGTCCCCGGCTACCCGCGGTTCGACCTGGACGTGCCGGACGTGTACCGGGCCCAGATCTGGAAGCAGGACTTCGAGAAGAACGGCCCGGCCAACCTGAACATGTTCTGGCTGTCCAGCGACCACACCGGCGGCCCGGTCAGCCCGGCCGCCGGCGTGGCCGACAACGACCTGGCGGTCGGCCAGATCGTGGACACCATCACGCACAGCCAGTACTGGAAGGACTCGGCCATCTTCGTGGTCGAGGACGACTCCCAGGCCGGCCTGGACCACGTGGACGGGCACCGCGCCCCGGTCGAGGTCATCAGCCCCTACGCCAACCACGGCACCGTGGACAGCCACTACTACTCGCAGATCACGATGGTCCGCACCATCGAGCAGATCCTCGGCATCCAGCCGATGAACCAGCTCGACTCCGCGGCCACCCCGATGACCACGGCGTTCACCGCGAAGCCGAACTTCACACCGTACACCGCGGTGCCGAACCAGACCTCGCTGACGCTGGGCCTGAAGACCCCGCCGGCGTGCGGCGCGAACGTGCCGTCCGGGCAGACCACGGCCTCGGTCGCCAAGGCCGGCGACGCCTCCACGGCGGTCCCGGCCGCCCAGAGCGCCGTGGCCGCGCAGTGGAAGTCCTGGGCTTCGCTGCAGCACCTGACCGGCCCGGGTTCGATGCCGGACTTCGCGAACCCGGAGCAGATGAACCGGTACACGTACTACCAGAGCACCGGGTGGACCAAGCCCTACCCGGGCGACAGCAAGATCCTCGCGCCGAACGACGTGCCCGGGGCCTTCATGCCGGGTTCGGACGACTGA